GGTGAAACAATGCTCTTCAAAGTTTTAAAAAGGGCAAAGGAGCTTGCTTTACGCGGTGTTGAATTATTTGCTACACCTTCGTTTAAATTGTTTCTATACAACCGGATAGCACATGCTCGTTTCCTATCTGATGAAATCTATCTGGATCATTTTGTTAAGTTAGATGATCATGATATTAATACATGCATAAAAATTTGGGCCGACCATGATGATAAGATACTTTCTTATCTGTGTAAATCGTTAATAAGCCGTAAACTGTATCGGGTCGAGATACAAAAAGAACCTATAGGTATTACTCGAATTGAAGAAATTAAGCGACAGGTAAAGCAATATTTTGATATTTCGGATGAAGAGGTGCATTATTTTGTTTTTACTGACATGATTTCTAACAGTGCCTATAAAAAAGTTGACAGCATAGAGATTTTGAGGAAAGACGGCTCTGTGATTGATTTAACTGATGCTTCAGATAATTTTAATATTGAAGCACTCGCTAAAACAGTTGAGAAATATTACCTATGTTCGGTTAAAATTTAAAAAAAATGAGTGGCATGAATAATTGAATTAAAAGGTTAGCATATTAACATTAACAATTATTCAAACAATCAGCCGTTTAAATAGGATTCTACTTGTTAACATTACTTTTGCACTTAATATTCATTTGTTAATGTGCAGGATTTTTCATCACCTTTGTAAAATTTTTAAAAAAAGCACATATACATGATCCTGTTTACCGCAGCGGAATTAGGTCAATTATTGAATGGGGTTGTAGAAGGCAATCCGGATGTTACAGTTTCAACTTTAGCGAAAATTGAAGAAGGTACTACAGGTGCTCTTTCATTTTTAGCTAATCCAAAGTATCTACCACATCTATACACCACCAACTCTTCAGTAGTTATTGTTAATAAAGATTTAGTGCTAACTGGTGAAGTACTGTGTACTTTAATCAGGGTTGATGATGCGTATTCGGCCTTTTCAATTCTGCTTGAGAAGTATAATACTATTAAACAAAATAAATCAGGGATCGAACAGCCATCCTATATTAGCCAATCGGCAACTGTGGGGGATAATCTGTACTTAGGGGCGTTTGCTTATATCGGCAACAATGCTAAAATTGGTCAGAACGTTAAAATTTATCCACAGGCCTATATTGGAGATAATGTTAAAATTGGAGATAATACTACCATTTTCGCCGGTGTTAAAATCTATTCAGATTGTGTGATTGGCAATAATGTAATTATCCACTCAGGAACCGTTATTGGTAGCGACGGCTTTGGCTTCGCTCCACAAGCTGACGGTACTTATACCAAAGTAGCGCAAATTGGAAATGTTGTGATTGAAGACAATGTTGAAATTGGTTCAAATACTTCAATTGACCGAGCTACAATGGGATCAACGATTATCGGCAAAGGTGTGAAGATTGACAACCTTATCCAAATTGCTCATAATGTAGAGATTGGAGCTAATACGGTGCTGGCCGCGCAATCAGGCGTTTCGGGTAGCACTAAAGTTGGTGAAAATTGTGTTATTGGAGGTCAGGTTGGTATTGTTGGACACATTACCATTGCCAAAGGTTCTCAATTTGGGGCACAATCAGGTGTGCACCGAACCATTGAGGAAGAAGGCAAGAAATGGAATGGTTCTCCAATTGTACCTTATTTCCACTCTTTAAAAACTGTAAATAGTCTGCCTCGTTTGCCAGAGCTTGAACGTAAAGTTTCTGAGCTTGAAAAACAATTAAAAGAACTTTTGGGACGTAAATAGCCTAGTTTTTGTACCAATGTCTAAATTGGTTTATAGACTAAAGGTTAAAAAATGCATTTTTCGTTATTCCATATCTAGTTTTTAGTAATTTTGCAGGCTGAATAATATACGCTGTGTTAAATAGAGAGAGTAAATAGGAGGCTACTCCTATTATCCACAGCTGATAAAATTACTTTTAATGAACGTTAAACAAAGAACCCTCAAGGCTCCTGTATCAGTATCAGGTGTGGGCTTGCATACTGGCGCCAGTGTAACTTTAACCTTTAAACCAGCACCTGAAAATCATGGTTATAAATTTCAACGCATTGATTTGCCGGGTAACCCCATTATTGATGCCGATGTTGATAACGTTACCGATACTTCACGGGGAACAACCCTGGAGCAAAATGGCGGCCGTATAAGTACTATCGAACACGTTTTAGCTTCTTTGGTAGGTTTAGAAGTAGATAATGTACTTATTGAAGTTGATGGTCCGGAAGCTCCAATTATGGACGGAAGCTCTATTCAGTTCATAGAAGCTTTGGAAAAGGTTGGTTTTGAAGATCAAAAAGCAGACAGAGAATACTACCATATTAATCAGAATATTCACTATGCTGAGGCTGATCGTAAAGTTGAAATGATCGCCATGCCTGCTGATGACTATCGTTTAACCGTAATGGTTGATTATAACTCACCGGTTTTAGGTACACAGCATGCTAATATTTCTCACATTTCTGAATTTAGAAGTGAAATAGCTTCATGCCGCACGTTTGTGTTCCTGCATGAGTTAGAAGTATTGCTAAAACACGGGTTGATAAAAGGAGGAGACTTAAATAATGCCATTGTAATTGTTGATCGTGAAGTAAATGACGGTGAATTGGCACATTTGGCAACCTTATTTAACCGTGAAAAGATCGCTGTAGCCAAAGAAGGTATTTTAAATAATATTTCTTTGCGTCATCAAAATGAACCTGCACGTCATAAACTGTTAGATGTTATTGGTGACTTAGCTTTGGCGGGTATGCCGTTAAAAGCTCATATCATGGCTGCACGCCCTGGTCATGCCGCTAATGTGGCTTTCGCCAAAAAGATCAAAGCATTGATTAAAAAAGAGCGTCGTGGTAAGAGCATTCCTCTATACAACACTAACGCAAAGCCCGTTTATGATGTAAACGATATTATGGCTCGTTTGCCTCACCGTCCTCCTTTCTTGTTGATAGATAAAATTCTTGAAATCTCTTCAAGCCACGTAGTAGGAGTGAAAAATGTAACCATGAACGAACCGTTCTTTGTTGGTCACTTCCCTGGAGCTCCGGTAATGCCTGGGGTATTACAAGTTGAAGCACTAGCCCAAAATGGGGGTATTCTTGTATTGAATACTGTTCCTGATCCTGAAAACTACCTTACTTATTTTATGAAGATTGAAAATGTTCGCTTCAAAGAAAAGGTTCTTCCAGGAGACACTCTAGTGTTGCGTTGTGATTTGACTGCTCCAATTCGCAGAGGTATCTGCCAGATGAAAGGTATTGTAATGGTAGGGGATAAAAT
Above is a window of Solitalea lacus DNA encoding:
- the lpxD gene encoding UDP-3-O-(3-hydroxymyristoyl)glucosamine N-acyltransferase — protein: MLFTAAELGQLLNGVVEGNPDVTVSTLAKIEEGTTGALSFLANPKYLPHLYTTNSSVVIVNKDLVLTGEVLCTLIRVDDAYSAFSILLEKYNTIKQNKSGIEQPSYISQSATVGDNLYLGAFAYIGNNAKIGQNVKIYPQAYIGDNVKIGDNTTIFAGVKIYSDCVIGNNVIIHSGTVIGSDGFGFAPQADGTYTKVAQIGNVVIEDNVEIGSNTSIDRATMGSTIIGKGVKIDNLIQIAHNVEIGANTVLAAQSGVSGSTKVGENCVIGGQVGIVGHITIAKGSQFGAQSGVHRTIEEEGKKWNGSPIVPYFHSLKTVNSLPRLPELERKVSELEKQLKELLGRK
- a CDS encoding bifunctional UDP-3-O-[3-hydroxymyristoyl] N-acetylglucosamine deacetylase/3-hydroxyacyl-ACP dehydratase, coding for MNVKQRTLKAPVSVSGVGLHTGASVTLTFKPAPENHGYKFQRIDLPGNPIIDADVDNVTDTSRGTTLEQNGGRISTIEHVLASLVGLEVDNVLIEVDGPEAPIMDGSSIQFIEALEKVGFEDQKADREYYHINQNIHYAEADRKVEMIAMPADDYRLTVMVDYNSPVLGTQHANISHISEFRSEIASCRTFVFLHELEVLLKHGLIKGGDLNNAIVIVDREVNDGELAHLATLFNREKIAVAKEGILNNISLRHQNEPARHKLLDVIGDLALAGMPLKAHIMAARPGHAANVAFAKKIKALIKKERRGKSIPLYNTNAKPVYDVNDIMARLPHRPPFLLIDKILEISSSHVVGVKNVTMNEPFFVGHFPGAPVMPGVLQVEALAQNGGILVLNTVPDPENYLTYFMKIENVRFKEKVLPGDTLVLRCDLTAPIRRGICQMKGIVMVGDKIVTEAEMMAQIARKPNV